In Curtobacterium sp. MCPF17_002, one genomic interval encodes:
- the manA gene encoding mannose-6-phosphate isomerase, class I yields MFLGITNTPRDYAWGSVTAIPELLGRTVTGAPQAELWLGAHPGSPSVVVNPAMVGGADTLRDWIAAEPETALGADRTGLPFLLKVLAASAPLSLQAHPTPEQARAGFEREEAAGIPIDDPARNYKDPFPKPELVVALSERFEALSGFRPVAETIAEVDVLDAGSGRLGPLHVHLQHGLEDTVRWLETADASALAVVQAASDLAGALPDDALTPNTATVRDLAVAYPGDPGIVVSLLMHRVTLAAGEAMYLPAGNIHAYLDGLGIELMAPSDNVMRGGLTPKHVDVAELLHVLDFTAYPAPLLEPEAAGAGVDRFAPEGVGFALLRITGDGRPVGLGSGGVAPLTGPSIAICTAGVVTLVGATSATLLRQGESCFITPDEGDVTVGADSTDGITSTVFIATGA; encoded by the coding sequence ATGTTCCTCGGCATCACGAACACGCCCCGCGACTACGCCTGGGGGTCCGTCACCGCGATCCCCGAGCTCCTCGGGCGCACCGTCACCGGCGCTCCGCAGGCAGAGCTCTGGCTCGGTGCCCACCCGGGCAGCCCGAGCGTCGTCGTGAACCCCGCGATGGTGGGCGGCGCCGACACGCTCCGTGACTGGATCGCCGCCGAACCGGAGACCGCCCTCGGTGCGGACCGCACCGGCCTGCCGTTCCTGCTCAAGGTGCTCGCCGCCTCGGCCCCGCTCTCCCTGCAGGCGCACCCGACTCCGGAGCAGGCCCGAGCGGGCTTCGAGCGCGAGGAAGCCGCGGGCATCCCGATCGACGACCCCGCCCGGAACTACAAGGACCCGTTCCCGAAGCCCGAGCTCGTCGTCGCGCTGAGCGAGCGGTTCGAGGCGCTGAGCGGCTTCCGTCCCGTCGCCGAGACGATCGCCGAGGTCGACGTGCTCGACGCCGGTTCCGGTCGGCTCGGTCCGCTGCACGTGCACCTGCAGCACGGACTCGAGGACACCGTGCGGTGGCTCGAGACCGCCGACGCCTCGGCGCTCGCGGTGGTGCAGGCCGCCAGCGACCTCGCCGGGGCCCTGCCCGACGACGCACTGACGCCGAACACGGCGACCGTCCGAGACCTCGCCGTCGCCTACCCCGGCGACCCGGGGATCGTGGTCTCGCTCCTCATGCACCGCGTCACGCTGGCTGCGGGCGAGGCGATGTACCTGCCCGCGGGCAACATCCACGCGTACCTGGACGGTCTCGGCATCGAGCTGATGGCCCCGTCGGACAACGTGATGCGCGGCGGTCTCACGCCGAAGCACGTCGACGTCGCCGAGCTCCTGCACGTCCTCGACTTCACCGCGTACCCGGCGCCGCTCCTCGAGCCCGAGGCGGCCGGGGCGGGCGTCGACCGGTTCGCGCCGGAGGGGGTCGGGTTCGCGCTGCTGCGCATCACCGGCGACGGGCGTCCGGTCGGACTCGGCTCGGGTGGCGTCGCGCCGCTGACCGGTCCGTCGATCGCGATCTGCACGGCCGGCGTCGTCACCCTGGTCGGCGCGACCTCGGCGACGCTGCTCCGTCAGGGGGAGTCCTGCTTCATCACGCCGGACGAGGGCGACGTCACCGTCGGGGCCGACTCGACCGACGGGATCACCTCGACGGTGTTCATCGCGACGGGTGCGTGA
- the galE gene encoding UDP-glucose 4-epimerase GalE yields MSWLVTGGAGYIGSHVVRALRAAGIDTVALDDLSSGFRAFVPEDVPFVQGSILDGELVARTLRDHDVTGVVHVAGFKYAGVSVERPLHTYEQNVTGMATLLRAMAENGVTKAVFSSSAAVYGTPDVETVVEDTPKAPESPYGESKLIGEWLLRDMEVAAGFTTTSLRYFNVVGSGEPDLYDASPHNLFPLVFEALLAGRTPRINGEDYDTPDGTCVRDYVHVADLARSHAVAAQKLEAGETLERAYNLGSGDGVSVRQIMDAMAAGTGIAFTPEVAPRRPGDPARIVATGEAAARDLDWAMRHTLDEMVTSAWEARRRVS; encoded by the coding sequence ATGAGTTGGCTGGTCACCGGCGGTGCCGGGTACATCGGGTCCCACGTCGTCCGAGCGCTGCGGGCGGCGGGCATCGACACCGTCGCGCTGGACGACCTGTCCAGCGGGTTCCGGGCGTTCGTCCCCGAGGACGTGCCGTTCGTCCAGGGCTCGATCCTCGACGGAGAGCTCGTGGCGCGGACCCTGCGCGACCACGACGTCACCGGCGTGGTGCACGTCGCCGGCTTCAAGTACGCGGGCGTCTCCGTCGAGCGTCCGCTGCACACGTACGAGCAGAACGTCACCGGCATGGCGACCCTCCTCCGGGCGATGGCGGAGAACGGCGTGACGAAGGCCGTGTTCTCGTCGAGCGCCGCGGTGTACGGCACGCCCGACGTCGAGACGGTCGTCGAGGACACCCCGAAGGCCCCGGAGTCGCCGTACGGCGAGTCGAAGCTCATCGGCGAGTGGCTGCTCCGTGACATGGAGGTCGCAGCCGGCTTCACCACGACGTCGCTCCGCTACTTCAACGTCGTCGGGTCGGGCGAGCCGGACCTCTACGACGCCAGCCCGCACAACCTCTTCCCGCTCGTCTTCGAGGCCCTGCTCGCCGGCCGCACCCCGCGGATCAACGGCGAGGACTACGACACGCCCGACGGCACCTGCGTCCGCGACTACGTCCACGTCGCCGACCTCGCGCGCTCGCACGCCGTGGCCGCGCAGAAGCTCGAGGCGGGGGAGACGCTCGAGCGTGCCTACAACCTCGGCAGCGGCGACGGGGTGAGCGTCCGGCAGATCATGGACGCCATGGCCGCCGGCACCGGCATCGCGTTCACGCCGGAGGTGGCCCCGCGCCGACCCGGTGACCCCGCACGGATCGTCGCCACCGGCGAGGCCGCCGCACGTGACCTCGACTGGGCGATGCGGCACACGCTCGACGAGATGGTCACGAGCGCGTGGGAGGCCCGCCGCCGCGTCAGCTGA
- a CDS encoding WhiB family transcriptional regulator, whose product MNGSDFHAEVPEDWHVDPVALGVPGVRRPETDDEENPLAWQADSLCAQTDPEAFFPEKGGSTREAKKICTTCEVRSQCLEYALENDERFGIWGGLSERERRKLRKRA is encoded by the coding sequence GTGAACGGTTCCGACTTCCACGCCGAAGTGCCGGAGGACTGGCACGTCGACCCCGTGGCGCTCGGCGTCCCGGGTGTCCGACGTCCGGAGACGGACGACGAGGAGAACCCGCTCGCCTGGCAGGCGGACTCCCTCTGCGCGCAGACCGACCCGGAGGCGTTCTTCCCCGAGAAGGGCGGCTCCACGCGTGAGGCGAAGAAGATCTGCACCACGTGCGAGGTCCGGTCGCAGTGCCTCGAGTACGCCCTCGAGAACGACGAGCGCTTCGGCATCTGGGGCGGCCTGTCCGAGCGTGAGCGACGGAAGCTGCGCAAACGCGCGTAG